The DNA segment GGCCCCGATTTCGGCCGCCGACAAGAAACCGTCACCGCCCCCCGATACCGGCGGCGCCGACCCGAACCCCAATCCGGCCCACAAGTATGTTTATATCGTGGGTATTTCGGATTATGAAGGGACGGCCAATGATCTGAATTATTGCGATGATGACGCGCAGGATATGAAGGCCTATTATCAGTCGCAGGGCTTCACGATCCGTATGGATGTCGATCGCAACGCCACCGCCGATGCGGTTCAGGCCGGTTTGGAATGGCTGGTTGCATCGGCCGTTCCCGGCGATGAAATCGCCTTCGCCTATTCCGGTCACGGCGCCAAGGCCCCGACCTACGGGTCCAGTTTAATCTCAACCGATTTGTACTATCTCACCCACGGCTGGGTGATGCAGTTCATCAACGCCGCCAATTGCACCAAGAAAAATGTCACTTTCGATGCCTGCGAAGCGGGCGATTTTCTTGCCGATTGCCAGACCGGCATGGTTCTGGCGACGGCCTCTACGAGCGGTTATTCCTATGATGCCCCCGACCTCCAAAACGGCGCCTGGACTTATTA comes from the Candidatus Zixiibacteriota bacterium genome and includes:
- a CDS encoding exported hypothetical protein (Evidence 5 : Unknown function), with product MRTLLLFAAALLTLLMVFGCSETPQITNSSDSSNLGPLVQRPEFIDLRPQSTIANFTMKPTAPISAADKKPSPPPDTGGADPNPNPAHKYVYIVGISDYEGTANDLNYCDDDAQDMKAYYQSQGFTIRMDVDRNATADAVQAGLEWLVASAVPGDEIAFAYSGHGAKAPTYGSSLISTDLYYLTHGWVMQFINAANCTKKNVTFDACEAGDFLADCQTGMVLATASTSGYSYDAPDLQNGAWTYYWIYGVTSAGKIYAEDAATYAETGMKAWAKVNHLRVSPSHTDMYTGSLDM